A window from Chitinispirillum alkaliphilum encodes these proteins:
- a CDS encoding Translation elongation factor P — translation MGTVSTNEFRKKLKVIMDGQPWIIVENDFIKPGKGQAFNRVKLKNLITGRVLDRTFKSGETIETADVTNATMQYLYDDGTNYTFMNTENYEQVEISKEQLADDVKYLKEGVECEVSFWNGQVISVTPPTFMEFEITYTEPAVKGDTATNVTKKATIDTGYEIDVPLFVTVGNKVKIDTRTGEYLGRV, via the coding sequence ATGGGAACTGTAAGTACAAATGAGTTCAGAAAAAAACTTAAGGTGATAATGGATGGACAGCCATGGATTATTGTTGAAAATGATTTTATCAAACCAGGTAAGGGTCAGGCATTCAACAGAGTGAAACTTAAAAATCTTATCACCGGACGAGTTCTCGACCGTACTTTCAAATCTGGGGAAACAATAGAAACTGCTGACGTTACCAACGCGACAATGCAGTACTTATATGATGATGGAACAAACTACACATTCATGAACACAGAAAACTACGAACAGGTAGAGATATCAAAAGAGCAGCTGGCTGACGATGTGAAATATCTCAAGGAGGGTGTTGAATGTGAGGTTTCTTTCTGGAACGGACAGGTAATATCTGTAACCCCTCCCACATTTATGGAGTTTGAAATTACATATACAGAACCAGCAGTAAAAGGTGACACCGCCACCAATGTCACCAAAAAAGCTACAATCGACACCGGTTATGAAATTGATGTTCCGCTTTTTGTCACAGTTGGCAACAAAGTTAAAATCGACACCAGAACCGGTGAATATCTTGGCCGTGTATAA
- a CDS encoding Translation elongation factor P Lys34:lysine transferase, translating to MADQSFTVKSALLRADMLRRIREYFHNKHVLEVETPILSRGISTDCHLDIFSTFFHPDGFTESQQSTPLFMQTSPEFFMKRLLSSGFPDIYQMCKVFRNGENGNIHNPEFTMLEWYRLDFSMEDFIREAVEICTLILGERECVSLSYREIFKKHTGIDPLNTSFEDLLSFCEKQGKYPSHCTCLSDMFNYIMSEHVEPRMNSESLYVIHNFPSEQAVFAKLNPTDPRTALRFELYYKGVELCNGWEELAGESGEVRARMEKENELRKQNGKPLLPVDERFVDSAASFPPCSGAALGLDRLVMLAAGSNSIDSVMSFTLKDC from the coding sequence ATGGCAGATCAAAGCTTTACAGTTAAATCGGCCCTTTTAAGGGCCGATATGCTAAGACGGATCAGAGAATATTTCCACAACAAACATGTCCTTGAAGTGGAAACCCCGATCCTTTCCAGAGGCATATCCACAGACTGCCACCTGGATATATTCTCCACCTTCTTTCATCCTGATGGTTTCACAGAATCTCAACAAAGCACTCCCCTTTTCATGCAGACATCCCCGGAATTTTTCATGAAAAGGCTTCTGAGCAGCGGATTTCCCGATATCTATCAGATGTGCAAAGTATTTAGAAACGGTGAAAACGGAAATATTCACAATCCTGAATTTACTATGCTGGAATGGTACCGTCTAGATTTTTCAATGGAAGATTTCATCCGGGAAGCGGTTGAAATTTGCACCCTAATACTTGGGGAAAGGGAATGTGTGTCTCTGAGCTACAGAGAAATATTTAAGAAACACACTGGAATAGATCCCCTGAACACCAGCTTTGAAGACCTTCTATCTTTTTGTGAGAAACAAGGCAAATACCCGTCCCACTGCACATGCCTTTCAGATATGTTTAACTACATAATGAGTGAACACGTAGAGCCCCGGATGAATTCCGAGTCACTTTACGTAATCCATAATTTCCCTTCGGAACAGGCGGTTTTTGCAAAACTCAATCCCACCGATCCCAGAACAGCATTGCGCTTTGAATTGTACTATAAGGGAGTAGAGCTTTGTAATGGCTGGGAAGAACTTGCCGGAGAGAGTGGTGAGGTTAGGGCCCGCATGGAAAAAGAGAATGAACTGAGAAAGCAAAACGGCAAACCACTTCTCCCCGTTGATGAGAGATTTGTGGATTCTGCAGCATCTTTCCCCCCCTGCTCTGGTGCAGCTCTTGGGTTGGATCGCCTGGTAATGCTTGCAGCCGGTTCAAACAGCATTGATTCTGTAATGTCATTCACTTTGAAAGACTGCTGA
- a CDS encoding Flagellin protein FlaB yields the protein MIEGARNIISGQTNKTVESLKRTNRELKSILEKLSNGRRINRASDDASGLAVSEGFQSRIRGFKIATRNIEDALSALQTADTVGKSVTEQLQRQRELAITARQDTLSDRDREALNTEYQAITEEINRTISSARFNRQSVADGRELGSGNATVQTGPEQENNLNLPQIDLLTPVGALDTTSLLTSEDAQVSLTTIDSIIEHISNQASSVGAAFNSLLINRNTLEVAMVNTAAAQSIIEDQDMAEGIAKLVQQSLLDEGSTAAFNRFQEINRNQILGFLQG from the coding sequence ATGATAGAAGGAGCACGCAATATTATCTCAGGTCAGACCAACAAAACGGTTGAAAGCCTGAAAAGAACTAATCGCGAATTAAAGAGTATACTGGAAAAACTCTCTAATGGCAGAAGAATAAACCGTGCATCAGACGATGCTTCAGGTCTTGCTGTATCTGAAGGATTTCAAAGCAGGATCAGAGGTTTTAAGATCGCCACCCGAAATATTGAAGATGCATTGTCTGCTCTTCAAACCGCAGACACTGTTGGCAAAAGTGTCACAGAACAACTCCAAAGGCAAAGGGAGCTGGCAATCACCGCCAGACAGGATACGCTAAGCGACAGAGACAGAGAAGCTCTCAATACTGAATACCAGGCTATCACCGAAGAGATCAACCGAACTATTTCTTCTGCCAGATTCAATCGTCAGTCAGTTGCAGATGGCAGGGAACTGGGATCCGGAAACGCCACGGTGCAAACAGGTCCTGAACAGGAAAACAATTTAAACCTGCCACAGATTGATCTCCTCACACCTGTGGGAGCCCTGGACACCACATCCCTGCTCACATCAGAAGATGCACAGGTGTCACTAACCACAATCGACTCAATCATTGAGCACATATCAAATCAAGCCAGTTCAGTAGGTGCAGCATTTAACTCCCTGCTTATAAACCGTAACACACTGGAAGTTGCGATGGTCAACACAGCTGCAGCCCAATCCATCATAGAAGATCAGGACATGGCAGAAGGCATAGCAAAGCTGGTCCAGCAATCACTTCTGGATGAGGGTTCTACAGCAGCTTTCAATCGGTTTCAGGAGATAAACAGAAACCAGATACTTGGATTTCTTCAAGGTTGA